TCTCTGCTCTCTGCCTCCACTGTCTTGGTCGATTTGGGGCCTCTGGCCGCTGGATCCGGTGCCGGCGGGGTGCACCCCAAACTGGTGGTGTGGGTCGAGCCCGGGGGAAACCCCTGTTTGGTCTTCtccagcacggcggcggcggcgccttttGGCGTCGTTCTACTCCCTGGAGTCGCCGTTGTGGGCTCCTCTCCACACCCCGGCCAAGGCTCCCGGGCGAAAGCTCGAATCCCTGttggatgggcggcggcggcgccaggtGCGTCGtgcccttcttggaggcgccgcctAGGGAAGATTGGCGCTTTGGGGTTGCGTGCAGCAGCTGGTAGGTGGGCGGCTGGTGTCCATCGAGTCCCTGTGGCTCGGTAGCTCCTTCACTCCGGCAACTCTTCCGGCGGCTTACCCTCTACGATTGGCCGCCTTCGGTGTCTGCGATGTTGCTGTTGTGTGTGCTCCGACCTGTGGTCGTGCTCCGTGGCAGGCCCAGTCTCGAGACCAACCTTTGCTCAAGCTCCCGGGTGAGCGTCTCTTCATTCGACGGTGCGGCGCCTTCGAGCCTAGGCGAGGGGAAGGGATCCCTTTCGATGTTAGAGAGGGCAAGTGTTTGGATCATCTCATCTGCTGGTTTCCTCCCTGTGTTCGATTCCTTGCCGGTGCTCCTCGAGGCTGCACTTGTAGCCATATTGGTGCCTTGTTGTAGTGGGGCTTATCCTCAACTAGcagttcttcatagttcatctTCTGTTTGCTGGTTGTTGGAGTAGCGTTGTAAGCTGTTCTTGCAGCCCCCTTGTATCGTTTGGCCGATGTGGTGTGGTGTTCTTGTTTCTTGtattcctggccggttgatggctttgttaattcaaagccgggctcttcttgagccttcgttctaaaaaaaagttTGATCAAGAGAAGCACGTCACCACAGACCACTAGCCATGATTTTTCATTTGTTGAATAGAGATCTTCGGTTATATCTTCCTCAAACACAACTTTAAACTTCTGAATAATGAGACTGGGTGACAAGTgaatgatgtagaaccacccgaaAGACCCTAGGGCATATGTCTTGCCTTTCAAGGCCACATTTTGTTCAATCGAAAAACTACCAACTTTAGGACTGTGTTTTGTCCAAGAGCCGCTCCCGATGCGCCACAGGAACAGATAGGCTCCAGCACCGACAAGGAGATGCGAATCAGCGGATGCAACAGGGGCAGTTAAGGTGACATAGCTGATGCAAGTGAAGTGAACTGACTGGAGGAAAGGAGGACCAACCTTAGTGCCACTGAATGGATTAACAATATGGAACCCATTGTTGTCGTAGAAGATGAGCTGACCATGGGAGTAGCGCATAAAGGTCATGCTTCTGAGGTCACTCAAGGAAAGAATACTGCGAGAGGATGAGGTGGCAGCAGGATCAGCCAATCTCCATGTGCATTTGTGGAATAAGGTCCAACAGTTATGCGAGAGAGACTGTCCACCGTCGTTACGGAGATTGGGGTGGAGGAGCAGAGGCTGGACAGAGGACCTGTGCGCTGAGAAGAGATCACACCAATGACGACAAGTGGTACCGAAGGCGAGGAGGTCGCGGAACGAGCGTAGTAGAGTGACAACGGGTCGGAGCAGGTCGTCCGGGAGCTCTGCCCATCCTTGCGGCCGAGATAAAGCAAAGAGTGAGGAGACAGAAGAAGAACATGTCCTGTTGGCCATTATTTGCACGACGGCGCTCTCCCTGTTCGACACAGCAAATTCAAGAAAAAGGTTAGGCCTGCGAAACAAGGTATAACTGTATAAAAAAGATTCTAAAAAACATGACTGGTGCGTGTCGTTAGCACATCAACGCCACACTACGTTCCCATCATACACTGAACTGAACAAAGGTACTAATCGCATTGAGTTGTCGCTCCTGAGAAGTTCAGAATAAGATCAACAATGATGAAAAAACTGGATATAAATTTTATGGGGAAGTTATATGTATATAATACGCGCTAGATAGACGGCCTGTTGAAGTTTCTTGTAGATCTTTGTTCATACAGATTACACACCACAATCGCCTAGTATTTCTCAAACAAATACTGTACCTGGCAAGTGTCATGctgacagaaaaataaaagtagAGCACATATGAATTTCAGAGCAAATTGAGAATCTGTGACCGATACCCTCTATTATTATTTGCAATGTTAGAGATCTAAAGCTGGGAAAGTCTCAATCTGGATTGCTTTTCTTCTTCAAGAATAAGAAGAAAGAATCCATCTATGCCTTAATCTTGCAGATGCAGGCGGAGTGGTGGCACGCCGGAGGGTTCGGCGAAGATGCCGTCAAACTCGGTGATGATGGCATCGAGGAAATCGCGGCCATTGCATGATTGCAGGGCTGGCCCGTCCGGTCCTGCAAGGCCGCGCCAGCAGACCCGATGGCCCCTTCGCCAGAACGTCATGGAGAGGGCACGGAAATCCCACAGGATCGGTCCAAGCGTCGCCAGCCACTGCGTGCCCAGGACGACGTTGTAGCCTGCGAGCGGCAAGGCGAGGAAATCCTCCGAGAACGCCTCTTGGTCGATGCGGAAGGACACGGCGTGGTAAGCGCCCTGGCACGGAACACGCTCGCCGTTGGCCACCGTGACACGCATCTTCTCGGTGGTGGGGGATGGCAGTGTAGCACGAGCGACCGCCTCCTCGGCGATGAAGTTGTGGGTGGAGCCTGAGTCGATCAGGGCGAGGAGGGAGACACCCCCGAGGGTGATATGCATCTGCATGGTCTCGCTCGTGCGCACGCCGGAGATCGCGTGGAGCGAGATCCGAGGGTCGGCCGGCGAGGCATCAGCGGTGGCGGAGGccgtgtcgtcgtcgtcgtccggcgccGGGTCGAGGAGAAAGATGCGCTGGCACACGCGGTTGTGGCCCCAGGCGACGGCGTTCCTCCATCTCTGTCTGTGACAGGCGTTTGATTGGGCGCCCTTCCGGCAGACTGGGAGCATGCGGGGGTGCGGCTGGTAGAGCTGGTGCGGGGGGCGCGAGGCGTGGTACGGGCGCCGACAGGATGCCCTTCTGCTGAGAACGCACCGGTGGTGCGGAGGTGAGCGCGCACTGGTCGCGCAGCTCCAACTTGCGGGTGAGGCTCATGGCGACGGCGAGGGACTGTGGGTTGTGGATTTCCACGTCGAGGCTGAGGGGTGGCTGGAGTCCCGCGGTGAAGATCTGAACCTTCTGTGTCTTTGATAAGATGCCTGCCCGGGGGAGGAGCGCCTCAAACCGCTCCTGGAAGTCGACGACGGACGTTGTGCGCTTGCACGCCATTAGTTCGCCCAGCAGGTTAGCGCGCAGAGGTGGCCCGAAGCGGAGGTTGAGCAGCTCGGAGAAGCGGCGCCACGGCGGAGTGCCCTCGTCATGCTGGACCTGCATGTACCACAGCTGGGCAGAACCCTCAAGGTTGTATGACTCCATCCAGACTTTTTCCTCCTCGGCTATCCGTTGTTGATGGAAGGACTCGCATCTGTTGAGGAAAGCGAGCGGATCGGACTTGCCGTCGAACTTGGGGAAGTCCATCTTCTGAAACCGGGGCGGTCGATCATTGTGGTGCTGCCCATCGTGGGCGCCGTCAGCGCTCGACGAGGAGGCGGACTTGTCCTTCTGGAGTGCGGCGACGGACGTCTGCAGAGACGCCACCGTTGCAGTCAAGGCCTCGATCATCTTGGCCAGATCAGCGGTGGTTGGTTCTGCCATGCCGGAAGTGACCAAGGCGGCGGCGGATGGTGGCGATGGAGGTGTGCTTGGCGCGGACGCAGGGGTGGTGGAGGGCTGTGGATGGAGCGTGGACGAGGAAGAGGATCGCCTGGAACCTGATACCAAGTTGTCAAGGGCCTCGGTGCTCAAGACAGCAGGGCCTCGACTACGTAGTTCGTAGTCTCGGCGgataggagcgctagggtttttgcctggCTGCTCAATGGTGCGGGAGGAGAGGATAGAAAGAGGTAGGAGATAATAACTTTATTGCTTGCCCTCAAAGGGTACTGATTATACGGTATATGGGCTGCTAACAAACTAAAAACCTATGCCTAACAAACTACTCCTTTATTCTAGGAACTAATGTATAAGGACCAGGACTCCTGCCCGGCCTACGACTCGCCTGTTGCGGCCGGCGGCTGTTGCTCCTGGCCGCGTGGCCCACGCCTGTAGACCCTGCCCCACATCACACCCACGGCCGTAAGATCATCACAGGCCGGAACGAGGAAACGCGCGGGGAAGACCCAGGTTGACTCCAATTTCAGGTACCGTCTTCCAGTGTTGAAGAGCTGTGTCGAACGGTAATAACATTTTTGCCATAGTTGCACTGCAGCCCAAGGTTTTTCAGACTGATAACTCGGGAAGTATATGTGGTTGCTCCTCCCTCCCCATCCCTCCGGGTTCATGCACGGCAACGCCACGCACCGCTCGTCAACGCTGATAAAGATGGCCCAGTTATCTAACTTGTTCACCTTCACCCACCTTGCCTTCTTGGTCATGGTGTCCACTGACTCAAGCTTGAAGGCCATGAACTGGAAGGCCTCCGAGCGCATCCTTCTTCCCGCCTCCACAAGTTTGATCAAGAGAAGCGCGTCACCACACACCACTAGCCATGCTTTTTCATTTGCCGAATAGAGATCTTCGGTTTTATCTTCCTCGGACACAACTTTAAACTTCTCAACAATGAGACTGGGTGACAAGTgaatgatgtagaaccacccaaaAGACCCTAGGGCATATGTCTTGCCCTTGAAGGCCACATTTTGTTCAATCGAAAAACGACCAACTTTAGGACTGTGTTTTGTCCAAGAGTCGCCCCCGATGCGCCACAGGAACAGATAGGCTCCAGCACCGACAAGGATATGCGAGTCAGCGGATGCAACAGGAGCAGTTAAGGTGACATAGCTGATACAAGTGAACTGAACTGACCGGAGGGAAGGAGGGCCAACCTTAGCGCCACTGAATGGATTAACAATATGGAACCCATTGTTGTGGTAGAAGATGAGCTGACCGTAGGAGCAGCGCAGAAAGGTCATGCTTCTGAGGTCACTCAAGGAAAGAAAACTACGAGAAGATGAGGTGGCAGCAGGATCAGCCAATCTCCATGTGCATTTGTGGAATAAGGTCCAACAGTTATGCGAGAGAGTCTGTCCACCGTCGGTACGGAGATTGGGGTGGAGAAGCAGAGGCTGGACAGAGGACCTGTGGCCTGAGAAGAGATCACACCAATGGCGACAAGTGGTACCGAAGGCGAGGAGGTCGCGGAACGAGCGTAGTAAAGCGACAACGGGTCGGAGCAGGTCGTCCGGGAGCTCTGCCCATCCTTGTGGCCGAGATGAAGCAAAGAGTGAGGAGACAGAAGCAGAACATGTCCTGTTGGCCATTACTTGCACGATGGCGCTCTCCCTGTTCAACACAAAATTTAAGAAAAAGGTTAGGCATGTGAAACAAGGTATATAACTGTATAAAAAAGAACATGAGTTAGCAAGATGAGCTACCAAGATTCTAAAAAACATGACCGGTGCGTGTCGTTACTCGTTAGGACATCAACCCGACACTACGTTACCATCATACACTGAACTGAACAGAGGTACTAATCGCATTGAGTTGTCACTCCCGAGAAGCTCAGAATAAGATCAAAATGATGAAGGCATTGGATATAAATTTTATGGGGAAGTTAGATAGACGGCTTGTTGAAGTTTCTTGTAGATCTTTGTTCATACAGATTACACACCACAATCGCCTAGTATTTCTCAAACAAATACTGTACCTGGCAAGTGTCATGctgacagaaaaataaaagtagAGCACATATGAATTTCAGAGCAAATTGAGAATCGGTGACCGACACCCTCTATTATTATCTGCAATGTTAGAGATCTAAAGCTGGGAAAGTCTCAATCTGGATTGCTTTTCTTCTTCAAGAATAAGAAGAAAGAATCCATCTATGCCTTAATCTTGCAGATGCAGGCGGATCTGATGCAACATCGCAGGTGAAGAGAAACGGGATGGGACGCAGAAAGAAGGAGGCGTACAGGACGAGGTAGGGGTTGGGGGTATTACGTGAACGAGAGGACGAGGACGCAGCGGCCGCCGACGCCGAGGAAGAAGGATGCGCGGCGATCTCCCGCGGCTGCGCCTCCATGTGCGCCGCCGATTCTTCCAGCTGTCGGATGAGTAGCGCAGCCTTCAGAGCTCTCGGATAACGCCGGCCCGGCCTAGTCCAGGGATAATGGGCCGAACATGGAACATGGGTAAGAGATTCCTACCTGCTCTACGTGGCTGTGTGTTTTAAGGCCAACTGCAACAGACATCCGCTTTGTTCGGAGTCTGTCCATTTGAGTCTGCAAAGCATCCGTTTGTTGTCATCTCATCCGACGACCCGGCGCATTTGGTAAAAACGTCCAGatttaaactaaaaaaataaaaataaaaggtaaTCTAAACGATAACTATATTAAAAAGAGTCATGCATCAAACTTAAACttaaaattattaaaaaaaaagaaCAAGCCTTCGCCACCGTCTTCACCTCCATGGCGTCGCCACCGTCTTGGCTGCCATCTTCCTCATCCGCGCTAAGGTCAACGAAGGGAGGCAGCTGCCACAGGTGCCCTAGTGGCACCTATGGCGGCTGCATTGCAGGGGCGCGGAGGTGGTGGCACGTGGGGCCATGATCATGTGTCGGTGCCAACCAACACGGCCGACGCAGACACCAACTCTGGCGTGCACGACAAGGACTGGCCCACCACCGCGGAGTTCCACTTGGGTTCCGCGTCGTCTGCCTCCTCCAGCTCGGGGATGACGACATCCCCGGTGCCCGAAAGCACGATCTGCACCTCCAGGCCATCTCACTAGGCGTTCTCAAACTTCATCGCTGAGTCCGTCATGACCCTCCTCGACCATTATGGGCTGAtgtggattgatacgtctccaacgtatctataatttttgattgctccatgctatattatctactgttttggaacatattgggctttattttccacttttatattacttttgggactaacctattaaccggaggcccagccagaattgctgtttttttgcctatttcagtgtttcgaagaaacggaatatcaaacggagtccaaacggaatgaaaccttcgggaacgtgattttctcatcagatatgatccaggagacttggaccctccgtcaagaaagaagagaggcggtcacgagggtggagggcgccccccctagggcgcgccccctgcctcgtcggcccctcgaagctccaccgacgtactccttcctcctatatatacccacgtacccccaaacgatgagatacagagccaaaacctaattccaccgccgcaaccttctatacccgtgagctcccatcttggggcctgttccggagctccaccggaaggggaatcgatcacggagggcttctacatcatcaccatagtccctccgatgaagtgtgagtagtttacctcagaccttcgcgtccatagttagtagctagatgacttcttctctctttttggatctcaatacaatgttctccccctctctcgtggagatctattcgatgtaatcttctttttgcggtgtgtttgttgagatcaatgaattgtgggtttatgatcaagattatctatgaacaatatttgattattctctgaattcttttatgtatgattggttatctttgcaagtctctttgaattatcagtttggtttggcctactagattggtttttcttgcaatgggagaagtgcttagctttgggttcaatcttgcggtgtcctttcccagtgacagtaggggcagcaagtcacgtattgtattgttgccattgaggataacaagatggggtatttatcatattgcatgaatttattcctctacatcatgtcatcttgcttaaggcgttactctgttttcattaccttaatactctagatgcatgctggatatcggtcgatgactggagtaatagtagtagatgcaggcaggagtcggtctacttgtctcggacgtgatgcctatatacatgatcatacctagatactctcataactatgctcaattctgtcaattgctcaacagtaatttgttcacccaccgtagaagtacttatgctcttgagagaagccactagtgaaatctatggcccccgggtctattcccatcatatcaatctccaatcactttattattaccttgcatctttatatcaaaaataccaaaaatattatctatcatctctatcagatctcagtctcgtaagtgaccgtgaagggattggcaacccctaatcgcgttggttgcgttgagctatttgttttgtgtaggtacgagggactcgcgcgtggcctcctactggattgataccttggttctcaaaaaatgagggaaatacatacgctactttgctgtatcatcctctcctcttcggggaaatccaacgcagtgctcaagaggtagcatggatctggtggtggtgggggtggcgAGGGTGCATGTCCGCTCAATCGTGCCCTAAAGCGCGGACGGGGATGGCTTGGAGGACACGGTGCCCTAGGATGTGACTGCGCTAGGCTAGGATGGCCGACAAAAAAGGTCTGCTGGCACACGCCGTGCTCATCCTAGAACCAAGTGACCCAAATTGAGGACATGCCGGTGTACCTGGGATCAGCGATGCGATTTAGTGGCAACAGGGCACGGCGGTGGTTGATCTCGAGGAGCCGCATGCACTACaacaaaaatacacttccgtgatgatacgtgtttgtcacaataggtcgcgttttctgtcatgcatgtacatccatgacaaatttatgacagaatcaagatagtcatacttgtgctgtcgtagaagtgttccatgacattacaaaaattatcatcacggaagtgtccacttccatgacgataagtcacgcgtcacagaagtgctttcgtcaagggtgaccgacatgtggcatccaccgtaacggaatgccgttaagctatcgggtcgggttttggatccgataacccactaacaaccccgaccaatggggattttccacgtgtaaaatcatcattggctggaggaaacacgtgtcggctcatcgttgggacagatgtcaaccactcattggacggaaggcatgtggcacggcccaacagaggcccattcctgtgaaaaggccggcccgtttgacttggtcaaaagctggcgggccggccatggaaagcctgttaacgacctgtttgaATATAGCCCacttacagcccactaacccaaggcccgttacgccctatccaaattaggcccagtagcatcatctgggccatccaatatgatttcagcccgttttacttctggcccatgtatggcccatgacgtctttcggcccatatgaggccctatgtaactcttggcctactaacggcccgtggtgaaactggcccgtaatgaacagtgtatcactttacacccattagcggcccgtggtgaaactggcccgtaataaatagtgtatcactttatacccattaacggcccgttattccgttgggccattttcagcccatgttatctttcggccttctcagagcccatttattcttgggctcatttccagcgttcgtttacttacggcccgttactgtcattttctgcttgtgggtcaaattcagcccgtggttacagtcggcctgtttgtggtccgttaatacgttggccgatttcatagcgtcatcaaatacggcctattaacgatggcccgttatggtcggctcatgaacgaacgattccaactctagcccgtttacggccataatgcggtctgtttggcccatgtttggccaatcgattatacggcccgtataaggcccattgataatacggcccgcagaaggcccattgtttctacggcccgtagaaggcccattgtttctacggcccgtagaaggcccactgtttctacggccagtagaaggcctagtgtcactacagtaaatattagctcatggttattgtggcctagttttaaaaaataggttattgcagccactagctaaccacggaaaaagaactgcaatgactacaagcaaacaaataaacaggacaacaaggaaataaataagcaagcaactaacgctaggctatcacggctattacacatattacatccactgggcatcaaagttcgccactagtgcaaatatagggaacaaagcagcatatcatatacactggttgtcaaagttggcgaccagcgcaaataaacgccgcagcaaaacaaatccagaactgaaaccacttcagatgatctcaagaaacaatatcctgggtacccataatgctggcaagatgcttagcaagcttattaactatctcttgtttggcgcttaa
The sequence above is drawn from the Triticum aestivum cultivar Chinese Spring chromosome 7A, IWGSC CS RefSeq v2.1, whole genome shotgun sequence genome and encodes:
- the LOC123150998 gene encoding uncharacterized protein, with amino-acid sequence MEAQPREIAAHPSSSASAAAASSESAIVQVMANRTCSASVSSLFASSRPQGWAELPDDLLRPVVALLRSFRDLLAFGTTCRHWCDLFSGHRSSVQPLLLHPNLRTDGGQTLSHNCWTLFHKCTWRLADPAATSSSRSFLSLSDLRSMTFLRCSYGQLIFYHNNGFHIVNPFSGAKVGPPSLRSVQFTCISYVTLTAPVASADSHILVGAGAYLFLWRIGGDSWTKHSPKVGRFSIEQNVAFKGKTYALGSFGWFYIIHLSPSLIVEKFKVVSEEDKTEDLYSANEKAWLVVCGDALLLIKLVEAGRRMRSEAFQFMAFKLESVDTMTKKARWVKVNKLDNWAIFISVDERCVALPCMNPEGWGGRSNHIYFPSYQSEKPWAAVQLWQKCYYRSTQLFNTGRRYLKLESTWVFPARFLVPACDDLTAVGVMWGRVYRRGPRGQEQQPPAATGES
- the LOC123152815 gene encoding uncharacterized protein; amino-acid sequence: MTLARPNLFLEFAVSNRESAVVQIMANRTCSSSVSSLFALSRPQGWAELPDDLLRPVVTLLRSFRDLLAFGTTCRHWCDLFSAHRSSVQPLLLHPNLRNDGGQSLSHNCWTLFHKCTWRLADPAATSSSRSILSLSDLRSMTFMRYSHGQLIFYDNNGFHIVNPFSGTKVGPPFLQSVHFTCISYVTLTAPVASADSHLLVGAGAYLFLWRIGSGSWTKHSPKVGSFSIEQNVALKGKTYALGSFGWFYIIHLSPSLIIQKFKVVFEEDITEDLYSTNEKSWLVVCGDVLLLIKLVEAGRRMRSEAFQFMAFKLESVDTMTKKARWVKVNKLDNWAIFISVDEWCEALPCMNPEGWGGRSNHIYFPSYQSEKPWAAVQLWQKCYYRSTQLFNTGRRYLKLESTWVFPARFLVPSCDDLTAVSAVRD